In Camelina sativa cultivar DH55 chromosome 17, Cs, whole genome shotgun sequence, the genomic stretch GAATAGACCAGTTTACCTTTTTAATTAGCACAAAATCGATTGACGAGATATGTTCATATTGAAGTTGATAGATCGCGATATAGAGATATGGATAAAGTTGAAATATGTACATTACCGTAAAATCTGaatctttaaattaattagtCAAGGAAAGTagatttgataaaattgatttCATAAATACGgtagaaaaataattaagagaCGAAATTCATAATTAGGAAGCGTTTCAAATCCATCCATTGATAGAGGATGAACGACACATTGTTTGTTGTACACCAACCCCAAGGAAATCCCGAGTTTGCCCTCCTCCTCCTGCATCTCCAATCTCAACTCTTCTACGTTTCCAGGAGTAATTTTGTAATTCATCAATCCCCGAAACGACCGTAACGCCACTTCTAGGGTTCCCGATCTCATGAAGAccattattactattattattactcaTCAACCCAACACTGTTCGATCCAAACAAAGCGAAGAACTTGTCGCTGCCACCATCTTCTATAATCTGACCCTGGTCGGATATTTTCGACGCAAAACTCTGAAGAAACGCTGATTGCTCGGTGGTGATCGTTGTCGACGGTGGCTTAGAAGAAGTCGCTCCCATCTGAGCCGCTTTTTGAAGTAACGCAGTCGCCGACATATTCGCTGTGGTGGTAGCTGCGTTTGCGTCTTGGCTGATTTGGTCGACGCTGCTGAAAAGAGAAGGCACGGAAAGAGAAGTTGCCGCGTTTGCGTTTTCCTtaatattgatattattttcaTGGGTTATGAGTGAGTCGCTCGTCGTTATTAACTCGCCGCGGTTATTCGCGTTCCCAAAAACCCAGTTGTAATCCTCCTGCGGTGAGTGTGGCTGCGGTGCCATACGGTCCTCGATGTTCACTTGCTCGTGATGATGATTAATATTTCCTCCCATCCATAGAGAGAGCGACGAGGCAGGTTTCATAGcgtcttgatgatgatgatcgaaGGTGGTGGTTGTGATTGGGAAATGGTTGTGGTGATGTTGTGATGGCAGTGGTCCGAATGGGAAAGACGGGGATGGttgtggtgatggtgatgggATAAGTGTGCCCATTAGATAATGGTAGTTTAGATTACTACCGGCGGTTGCGGCTAGGCTTTTGAGATGTGAGGCTGCGTTTAGCCTTGCGGTTTCTTCGGCTAAGGCGTCACAGAACGCTCTATGTGTAATGAAGCTGTCTCTCCTGTGTTTTCAACAAAATTTAAACACTGATTAATTATGCAATTCAAGAAACTTTCTTATTTTGTATTGTTAGCaattaaggaaaaagaaaactaagcTTCGTACATCTTTACTTTAACCAAAAACTGTCAATCCAAGAAACTGTCTTATTCAAGAAATCAAGCAGGGCACGC encodes the following:
- the LOC104754505 gene encoding zinc finger protein MAGPIE-like isoform X1, whose translation is MTAEDQTISSSRGYVQSSSTTDLVDHHHHEHESLNPPLVKKKRNLPGNPDPEAEVIALSPKTLMATNRFLCEICGKGFQRDQNLQLHRRGHNLPWKLKQRTSKEVRKRVYVCPEKSCVHHHPTRALGDLTGIKKHFCRKHGEKKWKCEKCAKRYAVQSDWKAHSKTCGTREYRCDCGTIFSRRDSFITHRAFCDALAEETARLNAASHLKSLAATAGSNLNYHYLMGTLIPSPSPQPSPSFPFGPLPSQHHHNHFPITTTTFDHHHQDAMKPASSLSLWMGGNINHHHEQVNIEDRMAPQPHSPQEDYNWVFGNANNRGELITTSDSLITHENNINIKENANAATSLSVPSLFSSVDQISQDANAATTTANMSATALLQKAAQMGATSSKPPSTTITTEQSAFLQSFASKISDQGQIIEDGGSDKFFALFGSNSVGLMSNNNSNNGLHEIGNPRSGVTVVSGIDELQNYSWKRRRVEIGDAGGGGQTRDFLGVGVQQTMCRSSSINGWI
- the LOC104754505 gene encoding zinc finger protein MAGPIE-like isoform X2 — translated: MATNRFLCEICGKGFQRDQNLQLHRRGHNLPWKLKQRTSKEVRKRVYVCPEKSCVHHHPTRALGDLTGIKKHFCRKHGEKKWKCEKCAKRYAVQSDWKAHSKTCGTREYRCDCGTIFSRRDSFITHRAFCDALAEETARLNAASHLKSLAATAGSNLNYHYLMGTLIPSPSPQPSPSFPFGPLPSQHHHNHFPITTTTFDHHHQDAMKPASSLSLWMGGNINHHHEQVNIEDRMAPQPHSPQEDYNWVFGNANNRGELITTSDSLITHENNINIKENANAATSLSVPSLFSSVDQISQDANAATTTANMSATALLQKAAQMGATSSKPPSTTITTEQSAFLQSFASKISDQGQIIEDGGSDKFFALFGSNSVGLMSNNNSNNGLHEIGNPRSGVTVVSGIDELQNYSWKRRRVEIGDAGGGGQTRDFLGVGVQQTMCRSSSINGWI